Proteins found in one Longimicrobium terrae genomic segment:
- a CDS encoding outer membrane beta-barrel protein, with translation MRRSHRPRSPRESRLRAALAVAFAVLLGIAAPASAQNTGRIVGRVIDGGTGRGIPGAQVSVGGSTLRATAGVDGRYTLSGVSAGAHTVSASYLGYSPKTVTGVNVAAGASADLDISLNTATLSLTSITVTAVREAGSVNRALDEQRTSTGVVNSTTSEQIARSPDSDAAQAVQRVSGVTVSEGKFVVVRGLGERYTTTSLNGARIPSPEPEKRVVPLDLFPSALLESITTSKTFTPDQPGDFSGASVNLRTRSFPARRTLTLSLGGGLTQSATGSSVRAVPGAQSEWLGTSAGGRRLPGLVRAAGNFGGLTQQSMNQVGRAFRNEWAPESTDGLPNGSASLSLGGEDPLFGHRFGYVGSMTYSRSQEVRLDETRSRAVANPDFHARTYDAFQGSSGVNSLLWGGMLNLSTFLGGASHKLELNNSYNRSADNDAYFGVGELEQFSNVANVQRTSLRYTERSVASSQLRGTHQLLGAQLEWAGTLSRVTRDEPDRVDLLYGQEQNPAGGQFANAWLGFLPDAARRTFSELDETARSGTVDLRFPALGGTVRFGALGRQVDRNAEARSYNLSNTARLTVQQRAASPEEIFDGRYFQGEDAYILIAPNTTGGSYGADESVAAGYAMMEMPLSSSFSLVGGARVERWNLDVNAERTDGERVPVSRRNTDILPSLALNARLSDVQNLRLSVSQTLSRPEYRELAEISYRDLVNNQEVVGNADLVRALIQNYDLRWEMYPASGEVLSLGVFAKRFRNPIEQIEIATSGGNQLSYTNAESALNYGAELEARKALGDFASVLEPFAVSLNATVMKSRISTGNDPRSAATRDDRAMVGQAPYVINAGLSYTRGERASTSATLLFNVVGRRLVAAALTPLLDDPYEQPRRMLDFSLRTPLRQGVSLKLDAENLLDSPVEWKQGDVTRLRYRTGRTLGFGISWAP, from the coding sequence GTGAGACGTTCTCACCGACCCCGTTCTCCCCGCGAGAGCCGCCTGCGCGCCGCTCTCGCGGTTGCATTTGCGGTACTCCTGGGCATCGCCGCCCCGGCGTCCGCGCAGAACACCGGCCGCATCGTGGGCCGGGTGATCGACGGCGGCACCGGACGCGGCATCCCGGGCGCGCAGGTGAGCGTGGGCGGATCGACGCTGCGGGCCACCGCCGGCGTCGACGGCCGCTACACCCTGAGCGGCGTGTCCGCGGGGGCGCACACCGTCAGCGCCAGCTACCTGGGCTACTCGCCCAAGACGGTCACCGGCGTCAACGTGGCCGCGGGCGCCTCGGCGGACCTGGACATCTCCCTGAACACCGCCACGCTCAGCCTGACGTCGATCACGGTCACCGCCGTGCGCGAGGCGGGCAGCGTGAACCGGGCGCTGGATGAACAGCGCACCTCCACCGGCGTCGTGAACTCCACCACCAGCGAGCAGATCGCCCGGTCGCCGGACAGCGACGCGGCGCAGGCGGTGCAGCGCGTGAGCGGCGTCACCGTGAGCGAAGGCAAGTTCGTGGTGGTGCGCGGCCTGGGCGAGCGCTACACCACCACCTCGCTGAACGGAGCGCGCATTCCCAGCCCCGAGCCGGAAAAGCGCGTCGTGCCGCTGGACCTGTTCCCCTCCGCGCTGCTGGAATCCATCACCACCAGCAAGACCTTTACGCCGGACCAGCCGGGCGACTTCAGCGGCGCGTCCGTCAACCTGCGCACCCGCAGCTTTCCCGCGCGCCGCACCCTGACGCTGTCGCTGGGCGGCGGGCTTACGCAAAGCGCCACCGGCAGCAGCGTGCGCGCCGTTCCCGGCGCGCAGAGCGAGTGGCTGGGCACCAGCGCCGGCGGCCGCCGCCTTCCCGGGCTGGTGCGCGCCGCGGGCAACTTCGGCGGCCTGACGCAGCAGTCCATGAACCAGGTGGGCCGCGCGTTCCGCAACGAGTGGGCGCCGGAAAGCACCGACGGCCTGCCCAACGGGTCGGCAAGCCTGTCGCTGGGCGGCGAGGACCCGCTCTTCGGGCATCGCTTCGGCTACGTGGGATCGATGACGTACTCGCGCAGCCAGGAAGTGCGGCTGGACGAGACGCGCTCCCGCGCCGTGGCCAACCCCGACTTTCACGCCCGCACCTACGACGCCTTCCAGGGCAGCAGCGGCGTGAACAGCCTGCTGTGGGGCGGCATGCTGAACCTGAGCACCTTTCTGGGCGGTGCCAGCCACAAGCTGGAGCTGAACAACTCGTACAACCGCTCGGCGGACAACGACGCCTACTTTGGCGTGGGCGAGCTGGAGCAGTTCAGCAACGTGGCCAACGTGCAGCGCACCTCGCTGCGCTACACCGAGCGTTCGGTGGCCAGCAGCCAGCTTCGCGGCACGCACCAGCTGCTGGGCGCCCAGCTGGAGTGGGCCGGCACCCTGTCGCGCGTGACGCGTGACGAGCCGGACCGCGTAGACCTGCTGTACGGCCAGGAGCAGAACCCGGCCGGCGGCCAGTTCGCCAACGCGTGGCTGGGCTTCCTGCCCGACGCGGCCCGCCGCACCTTCTCGGAGCTGGATGAGACGGCGCGCAGCGGCACGGTGGACCTGCGCTTCCCCGCCCTGGGCGGCACCGTGCGCTTCGGCGCGCTGGGCCGGCAGGTGGACCGCAACGCCGAGGCCCGCTCGTACAACCTGAGCAACACCGCGCGCCTCACCGTGCAGCAGCGCGCCGCGTCGCCGGAAGAAATCTTCGACGGCCGCTACTTCCAGGGCGAGGATGCCTACATCCTCATCGCCCCCAACACCACCGGCGGCTCGTACGGCGCGGATGAAAGCGTGGCGGCCGGGTACGCGATGATGGAAATGCCCCTGTCCAGCTCGTTCTCGCTGGTGGGCGGCGCGCGGGTGGAGCGGTGGAACCTGGACGTGAACGCCGAGCGCACGGACGGCGAGCGCGTCCCCGTGAGCCGCCGCAACACCGACATTCTTCCCTCGCTGGCGCTGAACGCGCGCCTGAGCGACGTGCAGAACCTGCGGCTTTCCGTGTCGCAGACGCTGTCGCGCCCGGAGTACCGCGAGCTGGCCGAGATCAGCTACCGCGACCTGGTGAACAACCAGGAAGTGGTGGGCAACGCCGACCTGGTCCGCGCGCTGATCCAGAACTACGACCTGCGCTGGGAGATGTACCCGGCCAGCGGCGAGGTGCTGAGCCTGGGCGTGTTCGCCAAGCGGTTCCGCAACCCCATCGAGCAGATTGAGATCGCGACGTCGGGCGGCAACCAGCTGAGCTACACCAACGCCGAAAGCGCGCTCAACTACGGCGCGGAGCTCGAGGCCCGCAAGGCGCTGGGCGACTTCGCCTCCGTCCTGGAGCCGTTCGCCGTGTCGCTGAACGCCACGGTGATGAAGAGCCGCATCAGCACCGGCAACGATCCCCGCTCGGCCGCCACGCGCGACGACCGCGCCATGGTGGGCCAGGCGCCGTACGTGATCAACGCCGGCCTGAGCTACACCCGCGGCGAGCGGGCCAGCACCAGCGCCACGCTGCTGTTCAACGTGGTGGGCCGCCGGCTGGTTGCCGCGGCGCTGACCCCGCTGCTGGACGACCCGTACGAGCAGCCGCGCCGCATGCTGGACTTCTCCCTGCGCACCCCGCTGCGCCAGGGCGTGTCGCTGAAGCTGGACGCGGAGAACCTGCTGGACTCGCCGGTGGAGTGGAAGCAGGGCGACGTGACGCGCCTGCGCTACCGCACGGGCCGCACGCTGGGCTTCGGCATCAGCTGGGCGCCCTGA